The Lepeophtheirus salmonis chromosome 3, UVic_Lsal_1.4, whole genome shotgun sequence genomic interval taatgaaaaatttcaaatagtttcGTCCACTTCCACATTTTTTAAGCCATAACatgatatttaataactatttatgttCCTTCATATTagcccgtcaacataaaatcaacttgagtctggattacatttatatgctttgacaaattataaataacaaattgattgattttaagtatttaataggGGCCATTTCGgcgtttcttaaatcaaataaaggttttaagccatagataaaattataccctatcttaaatcatcccatAAACTTGAATACAGGGTAtatatttgactcaattatgtttataaaatattggcctttatgtataaatgtaggaaaatgataaatttggactatttccttttcttgattttctcTATCGTCAGGCAAAAAatcctatgaaaaaaaatatttttgtggacTTCTAAACCTACAATTGACAAGTTGTTGTCTTAACCCTCATCTTCATTTCCTTGTAATTTTGGATTTGTATACTCATAGAGACAAACTCAAAGTGTTTCGTTACTCAAAGAATGCAATCGTTATTGCTATTACGACATAAAAAGTTCCAGTATACttgtagggattttttttatgacgtcaGATCTGACATATGAGTTCAAATATATGATTTACGATCcacttataattaaatcaagtaTATTTTCAATCCGATCATAAGCACAAGTTCTACTTAAATGCTATCACATAGAGTAAGTATAACCATATATTTTACAGCTCTGGGCAATCCTTTGTTTGAAAAAGATTTTGGTTTGAgaggagaggagcttagctctcatgacatttcattaaattacttCGAGTCGGGTAAAAACAACACCTCAcacttacatatatgtatctCCCGAGCAAAAACTCATTCTTACTCTTTGCCTTTCATGAGCACttgcactagttattacttaatacttggatcctcccttctcaagaattaaataataatgacaagagctttcgaaatataaaaaaaaaatattgttcagattaccaattagaAAAAGGCACTCCGACTTTTATGACatgtttattcatttcaaaCGATATTACGTCgctgaatttaatttttttataatacattttcagaTCTAACATCTTAAATCTCCCAATTAGTTcgacaaaacaaaaatgatactGGTCTAAGTCCAGTCTAGGATTTCTAAACCCAACACTAATGCACATATTATGTTCTTTGTTTACAATTTAACCCtacttttgcaaatttttaaaacttttaaggAAACCCAACTCcgcttaaaaatataacatatatccTCAGGTCTTTTGTATCCGTACCAAATCAATTAATTGTGTTCTAAATGCCCCACAATcatgtagtttttattattataataaaaacaatctctaAAAACAATGGGAATCAAAGGCCAAATGAGTTAGTACGTAACAACTGATGAGTGCAAATTAAGTTCTGAAGTCTATATTATTACATTCAAAGTTATGAtcgataataattaaaaacacagCAGGTGGGCCCAAGATAAAGGTGTGAAAATCTTGTTGcgttatttatgaaatattatatatagatttgtaaaaaaatatgatttgaaaagagggctcgatttttttatttgtaatctcacaagttttattttattttccaaaggtaTTGTCAATACAattctgtttttattaatgattctctattttaaaaattcaaacgtattagcgagCAAGAAGGAGGACAATAGGTTTATACTCTTCATTTTCAGCAGATCTGTTGTCTATCATAGTTGCCaccatatacttttctttttgatttacactcaagaggatatttttcacattttcacATTTCTAATCAACATCATCGTATTCATTTCTGTCtatgttcatttatttcattcttttcgGAGCTGTTTGctgctaatctaataaaatgtcatgacagctaagctgttttctTCCCCATAGTGTTATCTCACTAACCAGGGGaggtccacaggattatatatatatatatttttttttttggggggcggaCTTGGTTATTGGATTGAAAAAAGtccataaatgaaatttttttggaaaaaaaaatcgaaaaattaaattcttaggaaaaaaaattagaaaattaaatttgtttgaaaaaaaaaaaaaaaaaaaaaaaaaaaaaaaaattgctaaaatttccagctattcattaaaaatttcaaaaattaaatttcaatcataaaattttttgaataaaaatttcaaatattaaattttttggagaaaaacttcaaaaattcatatgttttaacagaaaattaaattcttaggaaagcaaattagaaaatttaatttgtttgaaaaaataaaaaaattaattttttccataaaaattgctaaaattcccagctattcattaaaaatttcaaaaattaaatttcaatcataaaatgttttgaataaaaatttcaaatattatactttttggagaaaaacttcaaaaattcatatgttttaacagaaaattaaattttttggaaaacaatttgaaaaattaaaggaaatgacaaatactaattttttgaaaaaaaataaatcaaaaattaaattttctaataaaaagcaaaaattccttaatttgggggctacagccccttcgACCCTTGTGGACGACCCtgctaaaatacaaatttacattgtattttgttatcagttgccaatgtttttgtttcttttctacTAATTAGTGTTCTTAAAAGTTGATTGGCTGAATGAGAATATGTTGAGGGTAAGCAATGAACAATTTCCATCAATTATAGTTAAATAGTAATCCCATAGTTGGGTagaattggctaattaccaactgattttaggctttttttatgttttttttttttttgaaaaaagaaaagaaattcaaCAAAGTTAAGGACgtgtaatatgtatttttcaaactttcagGAGCAACAAGTTAATTTTGAGTATATCagtagatcatattttttactactcaaGTTATGTACTTATTTGTCTATGATTGAGAAATCTTtgaatatgtatgtttaaagttcattttattttttagaataaacgGTGATAATGTGAGATTAATGCTTTGGGATACAGCTGGTCAAGAGGAATTTGATGCCATTACCAAGTCCTACTATCGGGGAGCACAGGCCTGTGTCATCGTTTTCTCAACCACTGATAAAGCATCCCTCTCCTCAgttaaaaaatggaagaaaaagatTGAGGAAGAATGTGGATACATTCCCACAGTTCTCgttcaaaacaaaattgatcTTCTACACGAGGCAAGGATATCTGCGTAAGTAATGTACTTAATTTACATACTTAATATGCTGTGATAACTTCAAATCTGGAGCGAGGAAGCCTCGACtgttaaatgaaaatatgggtAAATGCCTTTATGTATCACTGTTTGATTCTTCAGGATAAGTTATCAGCCTGAAAGTTGGCTAAGAAACACTTACTACGTTCTTATTAACCTGGTCCATGTAAATTTGCCgattttttgcaattaattctaaaaacatttttatttaattcaaaatgaaagactaagtaattgtaaatataatgaaCACTCTTTGTAAATCTTGATAACTCCATGTAGgccattaaaaatcaaaataactcATACTTAAATAAGGAAagtgtgtaaagaaaaactaagtatagcgattaggAAAGGAATAACGGTTGAGGGTTTGCtcgttcttcttttttgttcattatttcatCAGTCGTGGGCATGTTAACATCtgcctctaaaagaagaattatcgctatcattggtgtaaattgatttaaaaatccacaattgctattttaaatgtaaaagaatCTCTTCTTCATAGCATTTTCTCCaaccaaaatcatataataagcAGCTGTATGTTagcaatggtcttaattcagtaataccatatgtctcgctcccgccttctcctcgcgctcttacgCAAATCTCATCTCTATGTATATCATAATgtataaattagtatatttcAAGGCGCATAATTGACTTTTAAACTGTTGAGACTAGTgctgtatcggtccttatttaggaccgaggaccgcagtccagtcccactttttggttcttaaagaaggtaaaatcgatccctcgtgacgtcaatatggttgtttttcctccttttaattattcctttatataataaaatcgattatataattaaggttaaatattaaagttcgTATTATAAGGAAACATACAAtaatctaaatacatatttcatatatcttatctGGCCCAAAGACTgacggtcctaaggaccgataggactggtcctaagactggactgtactcacacaacactagttggggccatttaaacagttgtgtAAATTTAGCCATAGATAAGGGAGGGGTTTTGTAGAGTGcggtaataaaatgaaataatacataaatgtaacATCTTTTCTTGACAGTCCAATGATTTAGATGAGGATTGGGCATTGTGTTTTGTTAGTGAGgactctaaagactaaagttctcttaacaacttttataataaaatcttaatATTATTCTGTCATTCTTGAACtgagaataaatatgaattgatataagtattgagtagttattgttgagtgtgctcatgaaaagtGGAGACTAACATTAAGGACTTCTTTGAAAGTTATCGTCTatataataaagcaaaatttgtcctTTAGCCGACGCttaataactctgggcaatgccggGTCATAACGGCTAGTAGCTTATAAAGGCATGAATATATACAATTGCTAACCTTGAATAAAGAAGTGAACTATATAACTTCACCATATTTTGAAGTACAGTCATGGGCATATCTCTTAAACAGTTCCTTCCTTTACAATTGAATACactcataaaaaacatttcaaatgaagaaaatatggtATACAGTTAACACTCTATGATGTAGAATATTACATACAATCATATTTACACTATTGAGGTTGTTTTGAGTTGTTATGGGTATACATTCCTTGCATCATATCCCATAGATAGATAGATAGGTACAATTGTTATGCCCTTTTAACCTCTTATGTAAGTAATGTACTCACACTTATTTgtactgaaagaaaaaaaaagattctttcGATAAGATTTTCTTCTTTGATATAGTACCCTTCTCTTCTCCCGATATCTCAGGATTTCACGGAGTTAGACATCTACAAGATATTTTTGCatctaaatatttcataataatagatgaagtaaaaagtctgagcgttttttcgcattatttttgccaataaaatgaacataaataggattatccgatttagatggtttCAAACGGATTTCTGTGTAATCCTCAGTTCCCGGGCAATGGAATAAGGACTCACATGCCGGttcaactcgacgatttccttttattttatcgGCATATTCGACGTTCATATTACTAAAACGGAATAGTTGGAGCcaccgctttgctgttgcattcaatactttattgggtccataaacagcacattTTTTTTGGGTCGCCTTCTCCGCCTTTTtaccttggtcgtagtgatactgtAGAATGAATGGAGTTTTCTCTTTGtgtacttccattttggaacgcttcAACACGCAACtagcttcaccaaacacaaaactgtaaatgaactttttttaggtGTGCGCTTAACCCTTcagcatattttaatttttttttaatacaatgaaTTGATCGTAAGGTATAGCTCAGTAAAGACATTTAGCGAAAAACGCTCGTAACTTTTATACATAAtgcataaaattaaatgttggcTGTTCTACAGAAAAGCAAGatagaatgttttttctcaaaatggagtgtttttgtattcttcaacgaattatcgttcatttctatcaataaattattcttttttacctTTTCGGGCAGGGCTACTAGTGAACTTGTCAACATATCCCCCGACGTAGCTATTTAAAATCcaagattataaaaaacaaaaaactccgAGGCtacaagaatattaatataaatactattttcttatctttattcaagaaatttttGTAGATTTCGGTGCAAGTCAAGGGAAAGGATCAATTAATGGAATAATAAATGCTGTTGAAATGTTTTGGAATACTCTAGGATCTAGTAAACTTAGCAGATAAATTATCCCATTTCTATCAAAACTAAATATCTTTCATATTTGATTACATGTATCTACTAGGAACATTAAACAATCATGTTTATATGTTCTATCAGTAATTTCATTGAACGGGTTATTCCTCCAAGATaaacttcattaataattttatggttgctttgattaattattccaaTTGATTTCTGACAATTTGGCTGATTGCAGTATTTGTTCTTTAGCAAACACCGTAATGGGTTTAAAGATGAACTTTAAAAACACTTTCAAAcgtgtatttaatattaagtataagaCTGTATCTACTACgcttgaatcaaataagtaaataaaataacatactaattattctttattagcttaatatatacaaaaaaactcaagaatttatacattttctaaGATAAAGCACAAGAACCCAAGATGATATGTAAACCCCATGATCTGGGGGGAAAACTCAAGCACTGGGAGCCTCCTTTGGGTGTAAAAAGGAAACATAACTTTGCTAAGTGATGTGATAcggaaattatattgtttaggTTAGAGGAGAGTGAATCGGAGTCGATTTGTTGAATGAGAGATGAGTCCCGAAGAGATTCCATCTTATTATGTAAGGCACTACAACTTTTTGAGGATGTGATATCCGGCCTCATCCTTTAGTCTACAAATCTACTCCGATCATTGATCACCTATGATGAAATTGAGAATGGAGTAAGACACAAaagatataaaagaaataattatacttgAAATTACTAATGGGATCCCGCAATTCAAAAATGTGCTTCCCGGGATCTCACTCAAAGATCTCTTCATACTGACACATTATAACGATAAGTGAGTACTTACTGTTGAAGAAAGGTTATTTTTATGGTGAGAatactgtgttttttttttgtattaaaaacaaaaaggatgAGATCATTCATATAATAGTCTTTAGAAAATcggttatttacaaaaaaaaacaaaaacatatttatatatttataaaagatgtCACATACCAAATACATTAGAGGATGTTGGAGCGAGAAGTATCAGGAAGTGAAAAGATATTATGacgtttttgaatttaaaatatcatcaaatcttacaatgaaaaatgatttcttaataagaaaaataaatttgttctcTCAATCCTGCCTCCTCCTTGAAATAGAAAATAGTTTCGAAATTATAAGTTAGTCAGCTGATAGTGCATGAGAAAACTCATGGTGGATTTGATATCTAATTAACCGGGGGGGATGAGGGGGACAGAGGGATGGGATTTTTCCAAGAATTGTTGGTTTTACCAAAAACTATTATACAAAAGTGTTAACTTATAAAAGGCATAAGGATTAATATGTAAAGTTAATATGTGTTTGTTCATTTCTGATTTTGATTTTGTCAGAGTGATTAGActcaacttttgtttttttgtcattatttgtATGACGTAATTGAGCTGCATGAACCGATTTCAATACAACTTTagtataatagtttttaaaatgtgttagtagccttttataattataagacgTGTATGCTAAACCTTACAAGACCGGTCCGAACCAAAATGTATGTCTCGAATCGAGTCTCAAGATTCCATTGATGACTCACGTTTTGGGATGAACAAAAATGCCATATTTTCATccgtttattttttctaatttaaagcagctgactctacCTTTTCagaatttcataataaaaatataaaggccTTCTCCGAAGGTAAGGTAACCATTTTCAGTATGTgaaaaaagaggagaaaaatgaacatggtaaccagacaatttgaataatatttgggagtagagcagcttagctgtgatgCACTtctattagattagctgcgagcCACTGTGAAAGGAAGGAATAAACACAAAACCCCTCCGTAGCTAGCAATGATTAAGGTAGGAATTACAATgttgtcgattctcaattctactctgattacaacaaggacttacacttattcCTCTCAAACAAATGATCTGTGTTATTTTCAGTAATTCATGAGTATATCCACCTTTTATACTTCAGATTGTCCTTCATCAagtatgaaagaataatgattacagcttaccaaaaaaataaacaataaacacTTATCTGGttccaactacaaaaagtcacTCCCTtgtctaaaataatactttCTATAGCTCTAACTATGCTAGTTGTATAACACACACACATTTATGTATTGGACAGAGTCTTAACATTACTATCACGACTCGCTTTTTGGGATGAAAACAAATActatcttctttattttcatctattgactcattcttattatttaaagcagctgaatctatgtatttatatattgaaaaagctTGTTACTCTTTCTGATCTGAGCTTTTTTGAGCCGTTATTATACAAACAGGGCTAGGTTCAATATCGAATTAGTTTGGAGAgatgaataagaaataaaatatttgaggaaagattttttagttatagaaatcctccatttttttatttggctgAGATactattattgtcaatttcaaaaacaaaagaaaaatggacAATTTTGGGCATATTTAAGACCCCCAAAAATTTGTTGGGTGGGATTCCACGTATTACAAGAGAAAGAGTTAATGGACTTTCACTTGTATAAAAGTACCTAAACGTGAAAAAAGTCACGTTCAGTGCAGTCTTGGTCCGGTCCAGTCATTGACGTACAGGAAGGGACGCCAGGGGTCTCAAGTGAAGTTCCTATCTTTGGTCTTAAAATGGCGTCGGTCTCTTTTTTAAAAGGGAATAAAGAGAGGAAAggggaagaaagaaaagaagaagaagaaaaaaataacgtgaaaaaaagggatgaaaaagagagagagagagaaaaacaattttgcaaaacaaaatgaGGCTTGCGAGCATTTGGTTCTTGATGTCTGTTGCTTTCATAATTCAGtgttaatagaaaaatgtttaaaatataataatatttttttttggatcttatcaaaaataaaactgatcTATATTTAAcggagtttttctttttttaatttgaacacaTTCATTCAAACACATATACCGAATGATTAAACTCTTGCTTTTTTAATCCCCCTCTATATGTATTGCCGGACTTAAAATAGGCTGCGACGTCCCTAATGGCAGATCTCCGGATCGTCTATGGGTCaagttcagtcctaaaatttATACAGTTCTGTCCTTGATGATGTCTATTACttacagtccgaaggaccggtaATCATATGtgccggtcccaaggactgacagGATCTgttctaagactggattggCCACAACAGTAGCTGTCAAAACTCTATGTCAAATGTTCTATTTTCCTTGCGGTAGGCGAGGTTATGAGTGGAACAAAAACTCGTTTGTGTGTTAGTTTacttaatatgtaatttatatttttttaatttcagagaTGAAGTGGATCGTGTTGTGAAAGACACAAAACTCCGACTCTACAAAACCTCCGTCAAGGAAGACCTTAATGTAACAACCGTTTTCCTAAGACTGGCAGAgaattatctaaataaatacaattcaaGTGATCCTCGCTCTCGTCGTTCCATCGGTAGTAATTTGAGTagcaacaataacaataatagcaACAATAAAAAGAACCTTCCATCTCCGCATCCCATTTTGATTCTACGGAAACCCTCGAGCAAAAAAAAGCATTGGTTGCTATGAATATACAAAGTCCATAGGGGCTTACGACGAGAATAAAGACTATTGGTCCATACCTGAACGAACTATAATGTTAAAGCCCATTGGAGGACGACACTTTACACCCTCACACTACTACATCTCATCCTCGTCTCATAACGGAAACGgaagcaaaaataaactttttaaaactgCTTGTAAAATACTCTAAAGGTTTGCGGCCTAATGCTATAAAACAAAGTGGGACATCACTTATTTGTTGGCTTAAGTAGATTCCATGTTGTACTTAATATCCTTTTTCCACACAAGATGGGGCTTTTTATGATACAAGAAGACATGACGTCACTTTATAATTTACTGTCATTAGTTTACAACTTATAGAAGCAAATTGTAGAAGTGAAGTGGGGTCTATTGTGTTCATAAGACCTTTGCATATTATCATCTTTAgaccataaaaattataacccCTTCAAAATACAGAGGTTTTgagatttaaaatgttttttatttgggaTAGAGAAAATGCCTTATTAATAATTGGGTCTAACGTTTGTATACACCCTTCAGAAGAGAGAGTTTTTGGGATTTTGGGGTAGAGAAAATGACCTTTTCGTACCgttaaaatttgaattctcATAGTATTTTCACGCCTACAGACtattaaatcacagaacctatttattttgtaagaaaaggtttggagattataatatgcagaattcttaatatttatattaaagttgTCTAATGGTCTGTTCCATAGTTATACACGTATATACGTGTACACTTTACATGCATAATATATGCCCCATTTTATACCCCAAACAGCATCGTCCGCAGGATAATATTTAGGGTAAGGGGGAAGTGGTTCTTTGTtttgaaaaacacaaaaaattagaaaaatttcaaacattaaattttgtctaaaaagggaaaaaaccacagctattcacaaaaaaacttttttttttgaaaaatattttaaaaatccatagctattaacaaaaaaataaatttcaaatattacattttggggggaaaaaaaatcaaaaatccagagccgttcacaaaaacatacattttcctggaaaaaaatattaaatattaaattttctaataaaaagcaaaaattccttgatttgaaGGGGGTGGGGGTCAAACGCCCTCATTTTCACTTCCCTACTATCATAacacttataactttttttttcgttcgtCGCAGAATTCcccttgttaattcaattaaaatggtgaattcatggaggttgctagttatttaattatagagtaatattgAAGTATACTCTACGTCTTAGCTCAGGTCTATTACtaggtattgaaaaaaaactttgaattttaatagacaaatctattttataccagataaattaaaaaaaaatctttttttaaaacatgattttaaaaacgacttttttataaaagtatttttttttatttataaaaatgaatattatcaatttcaaattCTGAAAAAAGATTCCAAATTTTGACCacatatatcctttttttttttttttttttggacaaataaCACCCCATAGTCCCAATCCAgcgtgaaaaaaaagttattacttaGGCCATCctatttggacaaatattgacCAGGTTGTTGTCTTATCCCCACTTGGTTTATAGCATTGGGTTTGCCACCTGCCCCTGAATATTGAGTTGTTTTTGATGATCCTTCATTCTCTACTATTAGtcattttgtatacatacatttatatgaaGAATACTCTTTACTTGTACATTTTCACATTCAGAATTCAGACGTCTCATGATCCATGTTCGTTTTTGACAGAGTTTATATTGCAAACATATATTAaggaaatatcttattttatcatGTTATTAAACACCatgttcttttttgaaaataaaaatcaaataaaattatcgtACAATAAAGTggaatatttgttattattttactagCGGTAGTAATCTCTATTTGTATGAGGTATTAGGTGTTGACAAACAGACAAATCCACCAAACCCGGTCCGCTTTTAATTCCggtattaattagttatttctgttttatttataatctaagtcTGGGACGATCATTACTAGTTCATTTTACAGTTGGGAGGggaagaataaaatttgaagtataaatccaatatttaaaaaaaaaaatggcctctTATTAAACTTATAATGATTAAACTcacaataaaatacatcaagagggattgccataaaatcaatcataaatacacgttatagtttataaaattaacccCCTCGATCAAAGCCCAACCTTTCAATATTAACAACATATGTTTTTTAcagactatataaaatatactcaaGTCTACTAATACAAAATAGTGGTTCATACAAtgtgaaaatgataaaattaaaacagacaAATAAACGGCTGTTTTTGTTCTCATAACAGAGATCTacttattaaacatttaagggTTGAGTAGAACTTACATGATCATTGTGGGAAAACCTAACCCTGTCTGCAGCGTAGTTTCATTCTCTATCTTTGTAGCGGAGAATCCTTTAGGAAAAGGCTGCAATTCTTGCTGCAGATGCAATGAAGATTTTCCTCAAAGAGTGAAAGCTTATTGGACACCCAGAGGTGAAGTAGCTAACGATGTATGCTTTACCACTAACTAAAGCAAAGCAGACAGCCCTACATTCTGGGGTATCCTTTGGGCATTCTACAAAGAATGTGGTAGTCACTCAAATTAAAGAGATCAATATACAAATCGAACAAGTATCGAAGACCAGATAATACTGGGCATCCTGCAAACGCATGGATGATTGAGTTAAAAATCTTTTCACAATCCTTGTTGAAGTTAATTTAGTCTGTCGAAATTTGGAGCTGAACTGTTAATTTCCTTTGCTCCTTGACAAAAGTGAGGGACTCCCTTATGACCTTTTTCCATGATTGCGGCAGGTCAAGAAGATCAATATATGTTCGACAAATTTTCTTGGCATTATGTTCGAAGGGAGGCCGAAGTAACATCTTTAAATGTCAAATGGAATCGACGTAGCTGAATGGACAACGCACTAGGggagatatttttctcttaaactCATTGTGCGTACGTTCGCGCCCAGGTCATTCATAGAGAAAGgaatatactttatgtttatGGATTTCACAGAAGATCCCCAGGTCAGATGCaggaaaagtaatattataatgtttacttatactttattCAGTGTATTTCCTCACTTGTTTGATAGTATGAGTTGACCTACAACAATTTACATTCCCAGCTagcattttttatcttttaatatggAACACAGCTcgattgtattattatttctggGATCAAGTACagacatatattttagtttttctagCCATGGCTCCTAAGTTgaataaatgatactttttaaagatttttttccacaaactggaacatttttttttgttttacaaaatgattCAGTCCAATTGTATCAAATCACTGAATATTCAACTTGTATATCGTAGTTACAATGAAATGCCCTAATTTAACCTGCAACCTGAAaatctttgctttattaataactacCTGAGGATAACCGTGTTTCAGATTGACGCGGGGAAATATAaccaaagaatgaaggtagaaggaAAGAGGGAGAAGTTTCTGTTGGAGATATATAGAAAGATAAAAGGGattagaatgtttttttgatCTAAAGCTGCCTCTTAGTGATATCAGAGGCCCAAAAGTCCTtgtaacaaaaaagttattttttattctcaaacaTGACCTCACTAATTTTGTCAGAAGAAGAAGACCACTCTTCACTTCAGGTGGGTGACTTTATTATCCAGACTGATTAATTTTGTCAGAAGAAGAAGATTAAACCCACTTCCCTGTGGGTGTTTATCAACCCCAGAGGATGAAATATCACTATTATCATTTGAGtgtatcaaaatattacaaTCCTGTTTCCAATTTTTGAGGGATTTgagttattatcaaattttgaaatccattatcaaggtttcaaagaatgtttttaatGCATCCTTATTACTAAACCCCCCAACGATAAATGAAAAAGAGGAGTTGTCTTATAATGTATAAGACATGCcttgtttgataattattta includes:
- the LOC121115321 gene encoding ras-related protein Rab-23 produces the protein MYLTDYCEDNEDSEISIKVVIVGNGAVGKSSMIQRYCKGLYTQNYKKTIGVDFLEKQLRINGDNVRLMLWDTAGQEEFDAITKSYYRGAQACVIVFSTTDKASLSSVKKWKKKIEEECGYIPTVLVQNKIDLLHEARISADEVDRVVKDTKLRLYKTSVKEDLNVTTVFLRLAENYLNKYNSSDPRSRRSIGSNLSSNNNNNSNNKKNLPSPHPILILRKPSSKKKHWLL